A region of Macrobrachium nipponense isolate FS-2020 chromosome 7, ASM1510439v2, whole genome shotgun sequence DNA encodes the following proteins:
- the LOC135217584 gene encoding zinc finger BED domain-containing protein 5-like, which translates to MLGRLYELREEEAIFLDSQQKADFHDNFQSEGFQITLAYLVDIFEGLNAVNLKLQGKSINIITHHDTIRAFMAKLDLWKCRVQQGNAASFRNLDSALADSNLDSDLKQQIIIHLSDLKAEFIRYFPDIDDKREAWKFIRNPFQCEVADVADEAQEEFLELKFNSTAKEDFKDMDLEAFWVKYLPVYPLISHQALRILTMFGSTYLCETAFSTIVAIKTKYRNRLNVEGDLRCALSSIRPRIQDLVAKQCQISH; encoded by the coding sequence ATGCTTGGACGGCTTTATGAGCTACGAGAAGAAGAAGCAATATTTTTAGATTCACAGCAGAAGGCAGACTTTCATGACAATTTCCAATCTGAAGGCTTTCAGATAACTCTAGCTTACCTGGTGGACATTTTTGAAGGATTGAATGCTGTGAACCTTAAACTACAAGGGAAAAGCATCAACATCATCACGCACCATGACACCATTCGAGCCTTCATGGCCAAACTCGACCTCTGGAAATGTCGGGTTCAGCAGGGAAATGCAGCCAGTTTTAGGAACTTGGATTCTGCTCTCGCTGACAGTAACCTCGACTCTGACTTAAAGCAACAAATAATCATTCATCTAAGTGACTTGAAAGCAGAATTCATCAGATACTTCCCAGATATAGATGACAAGCGTGAAGCCTGGAAATTCATCAGGAACCCATTTCAATGTGAAGTAGCTGATGTTGCTGATGAAGCCCAAGAAGAGTTCCTAGAATTGAAGTTCAACTCTACAGCTAAAGAAGACTTCAAAGATATGGATTTGGAGGCGTTCTGGGTCAAATACCTTCCTGTTTACCCTCTGATCTCACATCAGGCTCTTCGGATTCTAACAATGTTTGGATCCACATATCTATGTGAAACTGCATTTTCCACGATCGTTGCTATCAAAACCAAGTACAGAAACCGCCTGAACGTTGAAGGGGACTTACGATGTGCACTCTCAAGCATTCGACCACGTATTCAAGATCTGGTAGCTAAGCAGTGTCAAATATCTCACTAA